A genomic region of Pseudomonas sp. MPC6 contains the following coding sequences:
- a CDS encoding (2Fe-2S)-binding protein → MPADSLFRALGPAENTVQIEFEGASLAVPAGISLAAALLLSGVTHTRDSAVSGRPGAPFCMMGVCFECLVEVDGQANCQACLLPVRAGMRVLRQRGARDFLESGHDEEGADE, encoded by the coding sequence ATGCCGGCTGACAGTTTGTTCCGGGCGTTGGGCCCGGCGGAAAACACCGTGCAGATCGAATTCGAAGGCGCGTCGTTAGCGGTGCCCGCAGGCATTTCCCTGGCCGCCGCCTTGCTGCTCAGCGGCGTCACTCATACCCGCGACAGTGCAGTCAGCGGCAGGCCCGGCGCACCCTTTTGCATGATGGGCGTGTGCTTCGAGTGTCTGGTCGAGGTGGACGGGCAGGCCAATTGTCAGGCGTGCCTGCTGCCGGTTCGTGCGGGTATGCGTGTGCTGCGCCAGCGCGGGGCTCGGGATTTTCTGGAGAGTGGCCACGACGAGGAGGGCGCCGATGAATAA